A stretch of DNA from Candidatus Oleimmundimicrobium sp.:
CCAAAAACCTGTCTTTGCGAACCGTTTGGCCAAAAATCTTCCACCGCCGCCAAAATATTATCATAATTACTACCAACTAATATATTCCAACCGTCTTCCACTGTTTCTACCCACTCCGTTGTTTCTCTCAAGGTAACACAAGGAACTTTAAAGAAATAAGCTTCCTTTTGTATTCCTCCTGAATCAGTCAGTATTTTCTTGGCATTTTTCTCAAGCATCAAAAAATCCAAATAACCAACGGCATCAATCAACACAACGTTTTTCGAATTTTCAAGATCAGACAGGAGCCCAAAATTATCCAAACTCTTTTTCGTTCTGGGGTGAAGGGGAAAAACCAATTTTTCCTCACAATCACAAAAAGCTCTAACTATCTCCGAAAGATTTTTAACGTTATCTGTATTGCCCGCCCTGTGAATTGTCGCCAATAAATACTCTTTTTTATCCAAATTCAACTTATTTAAAATATCCGACTTATCTTCAGCAATTTTTCCAAAATAAATTGCAGTATCATACATTATATCCCCGACGTTGAAAACCAATGGATAATTGGTGATCATGGGCCGGAAATTAGAAAATTCGTTGATGAGCTTTCCCTCGTTAATAATATTGTTGAACCCCTCATTTCGTAAATTGTTTATTGCTGTTTGCGTGGGACAAAACAAATAATCGGAAATGTGGTCGGTCAAGATACGGTTAACTTCTTCCGGCATCGTCTTATCAAAAGAACGCAAGCCGGCTTCAACATGAGCCAGAGGAATATGAAGCTTTACCGCTGCCAGGGCC
This window harbors:
- a CDS encoding UDP-N-acetyl glucosamine 2-epimerase, which encodes MIMKIASIVGARPQFIKAAPISKKIRKNHHEVLIHTGQHYNKEMSAIFFEQLGIPKPDYNLGVGSASQGKQTADMLAQIEDVLLSEKPDLTLVYGDTNSTLAGALAAVKLHIPLAHVEAGLRSFDKTMPEEVNRILTDHISDYLFCPTQTAINNLRNEGFNNIINEGKLINEFSNFRPMITNYPLVFNVGDIMYDTAIYFGKIAEDKSDILNKLNLDKKEYLLATIHRAGNTDNVKNLSEIVRAFCDCEEKLVFPLHPRTKKSLDNFGLLSDLENSKNVVLIDAVGYLDFLMLEKNAKKILTDSGGIQKEAYFFKVPCVTLRETTEWVETVEDGWNILVGSNYDNILAAVEDFWPNGSQRQVFGDGQAAEKIVMILSEGTG